In Neoarius graeffei isolate fNeoGra1 chromosome 9, fNeoGra1.pri, whole genome shotgun sequence, one genomic interval encodes:
- the popdc2 gene encoding popeye domain-containing 2 isoform X2: protein MSSTNFSFDAVIYGHSLCTEWTNSTEGAIYHLGNTILFLGYMGGSGTYGALYIFSFLAPAFLCLALWGWLSVCGLDVFLWNMLLMLQCLAQVCHLIFRLVRDGVANEELSALYSAVYLPLDVPVQAFKEITAACENKVLDLKAEETYAIEGKTPIDQLSFLLSGRIRVSLEGQFLHYIFPHQFLDSPEWESLRPTEEGNFQVTLTAETDCHYISWRRRRLYLLLAKNRYIARLFSVMLGSDIADKLYSLNDKLFAKSGVKLDIRLPSLYHVLTPSPPSSERGSGSSPPRGSQGNQTVMPIDPSPSNQHVGAASSQQGQGKDPLLKGQPPQRHSSWAVDPEMPSEGDTPGRFRYQRGRAPLAPTDTPRL from the exons ATGAGCAGCACCAACTTTAGCTTCGATGCAGTAATCTATGGTCATTCACTATGTACAGAATGGACCAACAGCACAGAGGGTGCCATCTACCATCTGGGTAACACCATCCTCTTTTTAGGGTACATGGGTGGCAGTGGAACTTATGGAGCTCTATACATCTTCAGCTTCCTGGCTCCTGCTTTCTTATGCTTGGCATTGTGGGGCTGGCTGTCAGTGTGTGGCCTCGATGTCTTTCTCTGGAACATGCTGCTGATGCTGCAGTGCCTAGCCCAGGTGTGCCACCTGATATTTCGGCTGGTGCGGGATGGTGTGGCCAATGAGGAACTTTCTGCCCtttactctgcagtctatctgccACTGGATGTACCTGTGCAGGCGTTCAAAGAGATCACTGCTGCCTGTGAGAACAAGGTGCTCGATCTCAAGGCTGAGGAAACTTATGCTATAGAGGGAAAAACACCTATTGACCAGCTATCCTTTCTGCTCTCTGGAAG AATTCGAGTGTCTTTAGAAGGTCAGTTCCTTCATTACATATTCCCTCACCAGTTCCTGGATTCTCCGGAATGGGAATCCCTCAGACCAACAGAGGAGGGAAATTTCCAG GTGACATTGACAGCAGAGACGGATTGTCACTACATCTCCTGGCGCCGTCGACGTCTTTATCTCCTTCTGGCCAAAAATCGCTACATCGCTCGTCTGTTCTCTGTCATGCTTGGCAGTGACATTGCAGACAAACTCTACTCTCTTAATGACAAACTCTTTGCCAAGAGTGGGGTAAAGCTCGACATCCGTCTGCCCAGCCTCTACCATGTTCTTACCCCATCACCACCAAGCAGTGAGAGGGGCAGTGGCAGCTCCCCACCCAGGGGAAGCCAAGGGAATCAGACAGTCATGCCAATAGACCCATCACCAAGCAACCAGCATGTAGGTGCAGCAAGTTCTCAACAAGGACAGGGGAAGGATCCACTTCTCAAAGGCCAGCCTCCCCAGCGACACTCTTCTTGGGCTGTGGATCCTGAGATGCCCTCGG AGGGTGATACTCCTGGAAGGTTTCGATATCAAAGAGGACGTGCTCCACTGGCTCCCACGGATACCCCAAGGCTCTAA
- the popdc2 gene encoding popeye domain-containing 2 isoform X1 codes for MSSTNFSFDAVIYGHSLCTEWTNSTEGAIYHLGNTILFLGYMGGSGTYGALYIFSFLAPAFLCLALWGWLSVCGLDVFLWNMLLMLQCLAQVCHLIFRLVRDGVANEELSALYSAVYLPLDVPVQAFKEITAACENKVLDLKAEETYAIEGKTPIDQLSFLLSGRIRVSLEGQFLHYIFPHQFLDSPEWESLRPTEEGNFQVTLTAETDCHYISWRRRRLYLLLAKNRYIARLFSVMLGSDIADKLYSLNDKLFAKSGVKLDIRLPSLYHVLTPSPPSSERGSGSSPPRGSQGNQTVMPIDPSPSNQHVGAASSQQGQGKDPLLKGQPPQRHSSWAVDPEMPSGEDSTSLVLEDFADMIGSLVDYGSERDYLK; via the exons ATGAGCAGCACCAACTTTAGCTTCGATGCAGTAATCTATGGTCATTCACTATGTACAGAATGGACCAACAGCACAGAGGGTGCCATCTACCATCTGGGTAACACCATCCTCTTTTTAGGGTACATGGGTGGCAGTGGAACTTATGGAGCTCTATACATCTTCAGCTTCCTGGCTCCTGCTTTCTTATGCTTGGCATTGTGGGGCTGGCTGTCAGTGTGTGGCCTCGATGTCTTTCTCTGGAACATGCTGCTGATGCTGCAGTGCCTAGCCCAGGTGTGCCACCTGATATTTCGGCTGGTGCGGGATGGTGTGGCCAATGAGGAACTTTCTGCCCtttactctgcagtctatctgccACTGGATGTACCTGTGCAGGCGTTCAAAGAGATCACTGCTGCCTGTGAGAACAAGGTGCTCGATCTCAAGGCTGAGGAAACTTATGCTATAGAGGGAAAAACACCTATTGACCAGCTATCCTTTCTGCTCTCTGGAAG AATTCGAGTGTCTTTAGAAGGTCAGTTCCTTCATTACATATTCCCTCACCAGTTCCTGGATTCTCCGGAATGGGAATCCCTCAGACCAACAGAGGAGGGAAATTTCCAG GTGACATTGACAGCAGAGACGGATTGTCACTACATCTCCTGGCGCCGTCGACGTCTTTATCTCCTTCTGGCCAAAAATCGCTACATCGCTCGTCTGTTCTCTGTCATGCTTGGCAGTGACATTGCAGACAAACTCTACTCTCTTAATGACAAACTCTTTGCCAAGAGTGGGGTAAAGCTCGACATCCGTCTGCCCAGCCTCTACCATGTTCTTACCCCATCACCACCAAGCAGTGAGAGGGGCAGTGGCAGCTCCCCACCCAGGGGAAGCCAAGGGAATCAGACAGTCATGCCAATAGACCCATCACCAAGCAACCAGCATGTAGGTGCAGCAAGTTCTCAACAAGGACAGGGGAAGGATCCACTTCTCAAAGGCCAGCCTCCCCAGCGACACTCTTCTTGGGCTGTGGATCCTGAGATGCCCTCGGGTGAGGACTCAACCAGCCTAGTCCTCGAGGACTTTGCTGATATGATAGGCTCTCTAGTGGACTATGGAAGTGAAAGGGATTATTTGAAGTAG